Proteins from a genomic interval of Capsicum annuum cultivar UCD-10X-F1 chromosome 4, UCD10Xv1.1, whole genome shotgun sequence:
- the LOC107854891 gene encoding uncharacterized protein LOC107854891 isoform X2 — MVVEFYLHRRRSFLCGGLFKNVVSVRQLVQHQLCHLEDASKAPKNMNGKKFSGEQIRVDYLRSQPIRRISCFLYSKEQGPEFREMRDGLYPNRSIGYPDTQHMPQDFVRNYSDPMQGGLLGCLLNHVLHKVLRLYNLINEKGKFCKLLLALNYFPLHLHLHVWTSFSC, encoded by the exons ATGGTGGTGGAG TTTTACTTACATCGTCGCAGGTCATTTCTCTGTggcggactcttcaaaaatgttgtcag TGTCAGGCAGTTAGTCCAACACCAGTTATGCCATCTGGAAGACGCATCAAAAGCGCCGAAGAACATGAATGGAAAAAAATTCAGCGGTGAACAGATTCGTGTAGATTATCTCAGGTCACAACCTATAAGAAGAATAAGTTGTTTTCTCTACAGCAAG GAGCAAGGACCGGAGTTCAGGGAAATGAGGGATGGACTGTATCCCAATAGGAGCATTGGCTATCCTGACACTCAGCATATGCCTCAAGATTTTGTAAGGAACTACTCTGATCCTATGCAGGGTGGTCTCCTTGGGTGCCTCCTCAATCATGTCCTCCACAAGGTCCTCAGGCTCTATAATCTCATTAACGA GAAGGGAAAATTTTGTAAGCTGCTTCTTGCTCTTAACTATTTCCCTCTGCACCTTCATTTGCATGTTTGGACTTCCTTTTCTTGCTAA
- the LOC107854891 gene encoding transmembrane 9 superfamily member 2 isoform X1, with protein MKKFRTIFILLMALVGVFYPYKRGALYTALLVIYALTFGVAGYTSTSFYCQLEGTNWVKNLVWTGCLFCVPLALTFCFLNSVAVSYSSTAALPFGTIMLIVLMWTLVTSTLLVLGGIAVKNSSTGFQFPCRTTKNPREIPVLPWYHSTIPQMVMTGFLPFNAIYIEFYYIFESVWGQKIYTIYRILFIVFILLLIVTAIVTVASTYFQLATEDHKWWWRSFLCGGLFKNIFTYMSCPLEVVHFWRI; from the exons ATGAAAAAATTCAG gacaatttttattttgttgatggcGCTTGTCGGGGTATTTTATCCTTACAAAAGAGGAGCTCTATATACTGCCTTGCTGGTTATATATGCACTCACTTTTGGCGTTGCCGGATACACTTCAACCTCTTTCTATTGTCAGCTCGAAGGAACTAATTGG GTAAAGAATCTGGTATGGACCGGGTGCCTCTTCTGTGTCCCTCTCGCATTAACATTCTGCTTCCTCAATTCGGTTGCAGTTAGTTATAGTTCTACTGCTGCGCTACCATTTGGTACAATTATGTTAATAGTACTCATGTGGACATTAGTGACATCGACACTACTTGTATTAGGCGGAATTGCTGTCAAAAATAGCAGTACGGGCTTCCAATTTCCATGTCGGACCACAAAGAATCCGAGAGAAATTCCAGTACTCCCTTGGTACCATAGTACCATCCCTCAGATGGTGATGACAGGATTCTTACCGTTTAATGCCATATACATCGAGTTCTATTACATATTCGAAAGTGTATGGGGTCAAAAGATTTACACAATTTACAGAATATTGTTTATAGTCTTCATTCTTCTGCTGATAGTAACCGCCATTGTCACTGTTGCATCAACTTATTTCCAACTTGCCACAGAAGATCATAAATGGTGGTGGAG ATCATTTCTCTGTggtggactcttcaaaaatattttcacgTACATGTCGTGTCCTCTagaagtagtgcatttttggaggatctga